Proteins encoded in a region of the Phoenix dactylifera cultivar Barhee BC4 chromosome 3, palm_55x_up_171113_PBpolish2nd_filt_p, whole genome shotgun sequence genome:
- the LOC103700968 gene encoding peptide chain release factor PrfB2, chloroplastic isoform X1, with amino-acid sequence MGFFFVLKRSCSRVRPFPPINPNGKSSLLALFSTSLSGSRARNLISSHPFSVGSFGAPRGPNGFSGSGKSLDFASLPKVRLFSSQTAALSEPTTSDGLTVDAIAAKGWPILDESESDWRSHAAAIAQSIRLIKKRLQWRKMIVRLEQLSAALNKSDLWDDPVYAGRISREHGELMGKIKAVNRFEQELLEHIDLLKLAREEGDKELELESMKALLDMRRDAKEKELEALLSGDRDSCSCFIEVQAGAGGTESMDWASMVMNMYKMWAQSHGFAVTVLEEMPGEIAGIKRATIKVEGEYAFGYAKAEVGVHRLVRISPFDSAKRRHTSFAAVAVIPILSDVSTQYQIKESDLRIERFRAGGAGGQHVNTTESAVRIVHIPTGISATCQNERSQHSNKASAMAVLQSRLDQLEMARQAQLNAEHTQSLTEISWGNQIRTYVLHPYRMVKDLRTNYEVSDPDSVLDGDLDGFILNFLSTLLDKDEGNTS; translated from the exons ATGGGTTTCTTCTTCGTTCTAAAGAGATCGTGCTCGAGAGTTCGCCCTTTCCCTCCGATAAACCCTAATGGAAAGAGCTCTCTTCTCGCCCTCTTCTCGACTTCTCTCTCCGGATCCCGAGCAAGAAACTTGATCTCCTCCCATCCGTTTTCTGTTGGCTCTTTTGGGGCTCCCCGTGGGCCCAATGGATTCTCTGGGAGTGGCAAAAGTCTGGATTTTGCTTCTCTTCCGAAGGTCAGATTGTTCTCTTCTCAGACGGCAGCTCTCTCGGAGCCCACGACCTCCGATGGGCTCACGGTGGACGCCATCGCCGCCAAGGGCTGGCCGATACTTGATGAGAGTGAGAGCGATTGGAGGAGCCATGCCGCGGCAATTGCTCAATCCATTCGGCTCATCAAGAAGCGATTGCAG TGGAGAAAGATGATTGTCAGGTTGGAACAATTGTCTGCGGCACTGAACAAGTCGGACCTTTGGGATGATCCTGTTTATGCTGGGAGAATTAGCCGTGAGCATGGTGAACTTATGGGTAAGATAAAGGCAGTAAACAGATTTGAACAAGAGCTACTTGAGCACATTGATTTGTTGAAGCTTGCACGTGAAGAGGGTGATAAAGAATTGGAATTG GAATCTATGAAAGCACTGCTTGATATGAGAAGAGATGCGAAGGAGAAAGAACTTGAAGCATTGTTATCTGGGGACCGTGATTCATGCTCGTGCTTTATTGAG GTTCAAGCAGGAGCTGGAGGAACAGAGAGCATGGACTGGGCTTCCATGGTTATGAACATGTACAAGATGTGGGCTCAAAGCCATGGATTTGCAGTCACAGTGCTCGAGGAAATGCCTGGTGAGATAGCAGGAATCAAG CGTGCAACAATCAAAGTTGAAGGTGAATATGCATTTGGATATGCCAAAGCAGAAGTTGGGGTGCATAGGTTGGTGCGAATATCTCCTTTTGACAGTGCAAAGCGCCGCCATACTTCttttgctgctgttgctgtgaTACCAATCCTGAGTGATGTCTCTACCCAATATCAGATTAAAGAATCAGATCTTCGTATAGAACGGTTTCGTGCTGGTGGTGCTGGCGGTCAGCATGTTAACACAACCGAGAGTGCGGTGAGAATAGTACACATTCCAACAGGAATATCTGCTACATGTCAGAATGAAAG ATCACAGCATTCAAATAAAGCATCAGCAATGGCAGTGCTTCAGTCTCGGCTAGACCAGCTTGAGATGGCCCGCCAAGCTCAACTGAATGCAGAGCACACTCAATCCCTCACTGAAATCAGTTGGGGCAACCAAATAAGGACTTACGTGCTCCAT CCATATCGCATGGTCAAAGATCTCCGAACAAACTATGAAGTTTCAGACCCTGATTCCGTTCTCGACGGCGATCTTGACGGCTTTATTTTGAACTTCCTATCTACATTACTGGATAAAGATGAGGGAAACACGAGTTAG
- the LOC103700968 gene encoding peptide chain release factor PrfB2, chloroplastic isoform X2 produces MDSLGVAKVWILLLFRRSDCSLLRRQLSRSPRPPMGSRWTPSPPRAGRYLMRVRAIGGAMPRQLLNPFGSSRSDCRLEQLSAALNKSDLWDDPVYAGRISREHGELMGKIKAVNRFEQELLEHIDLLKLAREEGDKELELESMKALLDMRRDAKEKELEALLSGDRDSCSCFIEVQAGAGGTESMDWASMVMNMYKMWAQSHGFAVTVLEEMPGEIAGIKRATIKVEGEYAFGYAKAEVGVHRLVRISPFDSAKRRHTSFAAVAVIPILSDVSTQYQIKESDLRIERFRAGGAGGQHVNTTESAVRIVHIPTGISATCQNERSQHSNKASAMAVLQSRLDQLEMARQAQLNAEHTQSLTEISWGNQIRTYVLHPYRMVKDLRTNYEVSDPDSVLDGDLDGFILNFLSTLLDKDEGNTS; encoded by the exons ATGGATTCTCTGGGAGTGGCAAAAGTCTGGATTTTGCTTCTCTTCCGAAGGTCAGATTGTTCTCTTCTCAGACGGCAGCTCTCTCGGAGCCCACGACCTCCGATGGGCTCACGGTGGACGCCATCGCCGCCAAGGGCTGGCCGATACTTGATGAGAGTGAGAGCGATTGGAGGAGCCATGCCGCGGCAATTGCTCAATCCATTCGGCTCATCAAGAAGCGATTGCAG GTTGGAACAATTGTCTGCGGCACTGAACAAGTCGGACCTTTGGGATGATCCTGTTTATGCTGGGAGAATTAGCCGTGAGCATGGTGAACTTATGGGTAAGATAAAGGCAGTAAACAGATTTGAACAAGAGCTACTTGAGCACATTGATTTGTTGAAGCTTGCACGTGAAGAGGGTGATAAAGAATTGGAATTG GAATCTATGAAAGCACTGCTTGATATGAGAAGAGATGCGAAGGAGAAAGAACTTGAAGCATTGTTATCTGGGGACCGTGATTCATGCTCGTGCTTTATTGAG GTTCAAGCAGGAGCTGGAGGAACAGAGAGCATGGACTGGGCTTCCATGGTTATGAACATGTACAAGATGTGGGCTCAAAGCCATGGATTTGCAGTCACAGTGCTCGAGGAAATGCCTGGTGAGATAGCAGGAATCAAG CGTGCAACAATCAAAGTTGAAGGTGAATATGCATTTGGATATGCCAAAGCAGAAGTTGGGGTGCATAGGTTGGTGCGAATATCTCCTTTTGACAGTGCAAAGCGCCGCCATACTTCttttgctgctgttgctgtgaTACCAATCCTGAGTGATGTCTCTACCCAATATCAGATTAAAGAATCAGATCTTCGTATAGAACGGTTTCGTGCTGGTGGTGCTGGCGGTCAGCATGTTAACACAACCGAGAGTGCGGTGAGAATAGTACACATTCCAACAGGAATATCTGCTACATGTCAGAATGAAAG ATCACAGCATTCAAATAAAGCATCAGCAATGGCAGTGCTTCAGTCTCGGCTAGACCAGCTTGAGATGGCCCGCCAAGCTCAACTGAATGCAGAGCACACTCAATCCCTCACTGAAATCAGTTGGGGCAACCAAATAAGGACTTACGTGCTCCAT CCATATCGCATGGTCAAAGATCTCCGAACAAACTATGAAGTTTCAGACCCTGATTCCGTTCTCGACGGCGATCTTGACGGCTTTATTTTGAACTTCCTATCTACATTACTGGATAAAGATGAGGGAAACACGAGTTAG